The nucleotide sequence attctctaatgtatacccatgtgtcaacttgatatctctatatccatgacttgtgagatcaagtcatcgagttgacatacatgttagtcttattgcattaacattgtccctgaatgttaatactcgactaggaatgattaagagtagtgttccctatatcatctcactatcggttcaactaaccgattgatataggtgagaaccatctactcaaggacattattatacttagtttatttggcaccaatacaagtaagtataataaccaaaatccaaatgtctttatttatatagaatatgatacaataagtccaaaaatacaatcatcaaatgatgggctatagggctctagctaacaagtaTATCTTCACCCATATCTTGGTTACCACATTAATGACtaatagtcatccgtgatttactatCTCCATGTTGACCTAGAGATGAGTTGACGGGGGTGCTAGAGGTGAATGAATCACTTTTTTTTTGCTATATTTGATGTGAGTGCCGTTAATTGCACCAATACAATCTTGAAAATTTTTGTATAAACAAGCGATATGGACTATGAACATAACATCTAATAACGATGATATATTTGAgaaaatttatgagcattttacCTTAAAATGAAGGAAATATCGGAAATTTTCTTGAATATATGGATGAGTAGTGTTGTAATTAGAAAATCACTTTATCCAATTAAGAGACATCTTTTTACAAGATCTTAGGACATTATGAAATGACATACTAATAGTATAACTAGACTATTGAAAAGACTCTTGTACTTGTATGTAGAAATAACTAATAGCATTGctagaaatcattatcattatgGATCAAGTCTCCACATGATGCATGAGCTGAAATCATTTAAGTATGGTCTTAGGGTTAAAACTTGGCGTATCTGAGTATACCTCTTCTTCGTGTCTTACCATCTGCACTAATGGCTAATAATCATTCGTGATTTACCTCATTCATATTGACCTAGAAACGGATTGACGAAATTTCTAAGACAAACGAATCATCTTTTATCACATAAAATCATTTAAGTAGTCATTTGTTGTATGTCCCTTTGCATCTGATCTTACAACCACTTTCGCTGTATATCATCTCTCTTAATTGTTAAAAATAACTCCCTAACTTTAGGTTTTAAAAACAACCGTGTTACGTACCTCCATAAACTACCACCTTCTTAAATTCCAGATACATACAATCGAAAGCCTCCATGTAGTCTTTGATACTGTATTGTCTCACATTATCAGTCGGACACCTGAGATGATTGTGATTCACTTTATATTATCCTCTCTGGACACTTTGCAATTTTTATGCAGTCGATGACTTCTTTTACTTTTCATGACAGATAGGAATAGAAAACGGGTTGCTTTTTCTAGATGAGCCTCTCCATGTTAGTTTGGTGTGTGCCATTTGTTTCAGTAGTATGGTCGATGCCAGATCTGTCAACCACACTAGAATATATATTAATGTCATCTTGTAAGTGTTGTGGCAATATTCCAGAGCTGGATGCTCACACACCGTCCCCAGTAGCTACAACATCTGAAAATAATAGATCTTGATCGGTTACTAGTACAGGTCCTCGATCTCTAAACTTGGCAGCTTAATTGtgataataataaaattgaaGAACTTACtcaaattttcaattacaattttTTACTTTGACTTCAGTTCGGTGGCCGCTAAGTGAAAACCCTGTGACTCACATTGCGTACTGACAAAACCCCAATTTTTTGACTCATTGCTTGGCTTTGTGCTATTCAGCATCAAACACAGAGTCTACGTAACAGGCTAGCCACCGACAATGTAGATCGGAATTCGATTGTTACCAAGGTGAGCAAATATGGCCGGCACCATCAGGGCATTGCTGTTGGAGTAGTGTGGTCAAATCTACCATTATTGTGATGCAAAAGGTGATAATGTTCACCCAGCGCCCCTCCAAGCAGGTAGGCGCGGCCTCTCCTTGGTGGGAGGAGGAACTTATTTAGGAATGAACTCAGAGGATTCCTTGCTCCTATGATCCAAATCTACCCTCAGCAGCGGCGTAGCAATGATCTCTGCTTGCGGGTGAGCGGTGGAAGAATGTAGAGCTCTTACTGCGCCAGTGATAGAGGAAGTAGTTATGTTGCGTTGGGACTAGGTGAGATGGGTCAAATAACGAAGAGTGAAAAGGGATTCAAGAGGAAGCCGACTTGTGACTTCAAGAGGTCTTTAAAGTGATGTATAAAAGCCAGAGCTTTGGTACGGTGCCACAATGGAAATGCCTAGCTAGCAAAAGAATCATAGTGGAACAACCGCTTTATTGTTATCGTCTGAGAAGATGAAAGCGAAACAGCAGAAGATGAAAAGCTTGGAGAGGCCATCGGAATTCTATTTCCATTCATTCATTCTCCCCAAGCATCAAAGCAACAGAAACATTACCGATCAGAAGGGAATGCCGGCAGCGGTCTTGACCCAGGCGGGACGGGCGGAGACGTCCTTCCACCAGGCGAGCAGGTGAGGACGAGATGTGACAAGTGCGGCCTTGGACGTCTTCAGCAGGTAGTTGGTGTAGGGGATGTGATTGAGGTCGACCAAGGTGAAGTGCTCTCCGGCGAGGTACTTGTTCTGCGCCAGACGCGCCTCGTACACATCCAACACCTTCTCCAGCTTCGCAGCCTGCGCCTCCACGATCGCCTCGTCGGCCGTGGCTTTGACAAGAATTGGCTTGATCAGCGCCTCGAACACCAGCGAGGCGATGGGCGGCCCGAACTGCTGCGACTCCACCTCGAGCCAAATCTCCACCGCCGCACGCTCTGCGGGGGTTCCTCCGGAGAGGAGGAGGTCCGGCCCGGCCTCCGCGTACTTGGTAGCGATGTATCGGTTGATCGCCCGCGACTCTGCGTGTCCGATCGacgcataaaaaaaatttaaaaaaaaaaaaaagtgaaggaGATCAATCAGATCCTTGGACGCCCAAACTTAAAATTATTCCGACCAAACAAACAGAGAAGATTAGGAGAAATTTTCATTTTATCCCATATTTTAGCTCTGTTTAATTTTAACTCTTATAAtttcaaatattaaattttaattcttaCTGTtggtcaaataaaaataaaatatatctatttacatgcaaaaaatcataatttaaattaagaataaattatcaaaatatcTTTATTTCGTTAATAAGTAATATTGAGAATACTAAAGGGCAAAACTAAAAATAGGGTTTAAAAAAACCATAGGGAGCGAAATGAAAATCTCTCGTCAGAAGCGAAGTAGAGAACTCACCGAAGAGGACGACGTCTCCGTCCTCCAGAACTGGGATCTGGCCGAAGGGCTGCAAATTTTAAGAAGAGCAAACGATTGATATGATAACAAATTAGAGACAGTAGAAACGGAATAAATTAAAGAGGATGGAAGAACAAGAATTACGTTGAGGGCAAGAAAGTTAGGGTGCTTGTGCGCGCCGGTGCGGAGGTCGACGATGACGAGCTCGTAGTCGAGGCCTTTCTCGTTGAGGGCCGCCAGAGCTCGGATGGTGTTGGTGGACGTGGGCATCCCGTAGATCTTGATCCCTCCCATCTCCGCTATTCTTTCGATTCTCAATTTGGTTTATTTTTTCCCCCCCTTGGCAGCTTAAATCGTGAGTCCAGCGGAGCCGTGCTGGCCCACATGCATTGATTGTCATGAAGTGGAGTTGGTAGAAGTTTCCTGTTTGACAGTGACTCGGAGAGGAAGGAAGGCGAAATCAGAGGTACCGGAATGGAACAACAAGGCGCGTCTGAACGGGCAATAAAAATGTGATAAGTAATGAATGCTTCTGACAGCATCTCCCATTCATCACCAAAATATCAAATTTAGTATCAATTTAATATCAAATTATTCTAATTCATACACCAAAACTCATTTCAAATATGATGATGTGAATAATACAACACCATATTTGGTGTTACACTATTTACATCATCATATGGagggaattttttttattatattattataaaatcaaatgtaattaattaataataattattttctttatctttatttatagtataattaaatgtaattattatttaatataaatttaaattaagtgcatttaatagcatatttaaattttattatgtatatttgtaaatatttaatttattaaaattattattttaattttacttaatatattttaattataattacatttataaattatcactaatttcataaacataatacaataaaatattaaaattttttatatgcaTAAATATACAATACATTATCCATTATATTGACATacaaaataaagatagtaatgacattaaattaaaatattactaatacaaaattaaaaacataattaacTAAGCTTAACAAACAAGTACATGGTACAAACGATACTAATAAAGCACacataaacttaaaattactttaataatattataatactaATATTCAGGAAGATCACTCCCCATTCcgctaaaataattatgaaattgttCAAAAATATTCATAAGATTATGAGATTCTTGATCTTCACcttgatattaattaagttgtgaTCCTTCTCCCTATATTTCTAGCTCGATACAGACAAATCAAAGACAAAGAAGCTCATATTGCCCTTCAAAATGCATTAATTGAGTATTTATGAGAACAATATAGTAATTCTTAAAGTTAAAGTCTTGTAATATTGTATTTTCAATTAAGTATCCTTGtttgttttaaatataaaatagtaaaatattttatcttaattgtgtgtgattttataatatttttaaaatatatttatgcctgagtaattatataataaaaataaaaataaaaattatatatatatatatattagttgaatactgaattttaaaaaatttaaaatatcaaatattaagaagtattagttttaaatataataattatcatataaaaaaattaataagaataataaaatattctaaataattttttttttgtgtaataTGGTGATGATGGATTGGAGTTGAAATAGTGTTTGGTGTTTAAATAGtatcattttgatgtgaaaattaCATCAAATTTGATGATATGAATTGGAGATGATCTGAGCTCTATAAATCGAAATAAATGCGTTTGATGTTCCTAGAGCGAATAACTAAGTGAATGTAGAAAGAGTATTTTATTTGGTCAATGGAACAGGTGCGGCctgttttttaatattttagaattctaattttaataaattaatgaatacatttttaattagtaattaattttaaaatattatgagtactttttaaatttattaataatttttttttaataagattGAATCTATCATTTTACAATTAATCGATATAATTTAGATATTTAATATCAAATGATACTAGCAAACTTTTTTCAACAATTTAACAAACGACCATTTAACATTTGAAAAAACGTCTTTTCAATTTCTAAGCATTAAATATCCTTTCTAATTTTGACGAGCTGGATTAATAAAATCTATCATTACTAATATTTTCTGATTTATTTGGATAACTAATAGAGAACTTCAATAGAAAACTTAATTGAATATATGATATCAAATAAACaaagaaaatattataaaattaccAACGACAGCCACCATGTAATGAATGCGGCATCTCCAATCAATCACCAAAACATTAAATTTGGTATCAATTT is from Zingiber officinale cultivar Zhangliang chromosome 7B, Zo_v1.1, whole genome shotgun sequence and encodes:
- the LOC122005663 gene encoding glutathione S-transferase 3-like, producing MGGIKIYGMPTSTNTIRALAALNEKGLDYELVIVDLRTGAHKHPNFLALNPFGQIPVLEDGDVVLFESRAINRYIATKYAEAGPDLLLSGGTPAERAAVEIWLEVESQQFGPPIASLVFEALIKPILVKATADEAIVEAQAAKLEKVLDVYEARLAQNKYLAGEHFTLVDLNHIPYTNYLLKTSKAALVTSRPHLLAWWKDVSARPAWVKTAAGIPF